The following coding sequences are from one Methanosarcina sp. WWM596 window:
- a CDS encoding hydantoinase B/oxoprolinase family protein, whose translation MFSQPQKARWQFWIDRGGTFTDLVARSPDGKLITHKLLSEDPAHYKDAAMHGIRQILGLPKDASLPAELIEAVKMGTTVGTNALLERKGERTVLAITKGFGDALRIGYQNRPDIFAQKIELPDQLYERVIEVSGRFRADGKELVVLDLESAKKELEAAYKAGIRSAAIVLMHAYRYPEHELKLGRLAREIGFTQVSLSHQASPLIKLVSRGETTVVDAYLSPVLRRYIDMIQKTLEERGAEIEEKESEKEGSPEEKNPEEKYRGKNTPRLMFMQSSGGLIGADTFQGKDCILSGPAGGIVGAVATSEMAGAKKVITFDMGGTSTDVAQYSGEYERSLETEIAGVRLRSPMMRIHTVAAGGGSILHYEGSRFRVGPDSAGSDPGPASYRKGGPLTVTDCNVMLGKLQPELFPKMFGPDGDQPLDSEIVRRKFSEIAKEVSEKEAVSGGSVRTPEQVAEGFLSVAVENMANAIKKISVQRGYNIKEYTLCCFGGAGAQHACRVADSLGVKRIFIHPYAGVLSAYGMGLADQRLIKESYVGAELSDGLIEELKTVFARLENDSRLMMLEQGVQEDCIAVLFKAHMRYAGSDTQLAVDFADKDALRRGFEEAHKKRFGFVIEGKAMVIEAVSVEIIGITERVLDPLLKTETNPAFSPVLVVQMYSYGEFHETPVFQRQELKPGTCISGPAIFIEKNTTIIIEPGWEGEITKRDHLLLHRKIPLPTHTAIGTEADPVMLEIFNNRFMSVAEQMGYTLQNTAYSVNIKERLDFSCAIFDRYGNLIANAPHIPVHLGSMGECVKSLIRTQFQEMQAGDVYLINSPYHGGTHLPDITVVTPMFGSSGDVLFYLASRGHHADVGGINPGSVPPGSRTIEEEGVLSEGMKIVKQSHFCEEKLRVWLNSGKYPARNPNQNMADLRAQVAANEKGLQELRRMVEEFSLETVEAYMNHVQDNAEEAVRRVIDRLSNGEFTYMLDDGSAIKVKVTIDRKHRGARIDFTGTSPQLSNNFNAPASVCLAAVLYTFRTLVKSDIPLNAGCLRPLEIIIPEGSMLKPEYPAAVVAGNVETSQYIVDALFGALGTMAASQGTMNNFTFGNSDFQYYETICGGAGAGPGFSGTDAVHTHMTNSRITDPEILETRFPVFLEDFSIRQESGGEGKFRGGNGVIRKIRFLKDMHAAVLSSHRKLPPFGLNGGMPGECGKNTLIRRDGRVMEVGGQAEIKLKNGDVFVIETPGGGGYGEKHKQEKKEQKSRNRNVSDLK comes from the coding sequence ATGTTTTCCCAACCCCAAAAAGCCCGCTGGCAGTTCTGGATAGACCGCGGAGGCACGTTTACTGATCTCGTAGCCCGCAGCCCTGACGGAAAACTGATCACACACAAGCTCCTTTCCGAAGACCCTGCTCATTATAAAGATGCAGCCATGCACGGGATCCGCCAGATCCTCGGGCTTCCAAAAGATGCTTCCTTGCCTGCGGAACTGATCGAAGCCGTAAAGATGGGCACAACCGTTGGCACAAATGCCCTCCTTGAACGAAAAGGAGAACGGACTGTTCTTGCAATAACGAAAGGGTTTGGAGACGCTTTAAGGATAGGATACCAGAACCGTCCGGATATTTTTGCTCAGAAGATCGAACTTCCTGACCAGCTGTATGAAAGAGTCATCGAAGTTTCCGGAAGGTTCAGAGCCGATGGAAAAGAACTTGTAGTTCTGGACCTCGAAAGTGCTAAAAAAGAGCTTGAAGCAGCCTACAAAGCCGGGATTCGCTCAGCTGCAATTGTACTCATGCATGCCTACAGGTATCCTGAACATGAACTCAAACTAGGCAGGCTTGCACGGGAGATAGGGTTTACACAGGTGTCCCTTTCCCATCAGGCGAGCCCTTTGATAAAACTCGTGAGCAGGGGAGAAACTACTGTTGTGGATGCCTATCTTTCTCCGGTACTCCGCAGGTACATTGATATGATCCAGAAAACTCTGGAAGAAAGAGGGGCTGAAATAGAAGAAAAAGAAAGCGAAAAGGAAGGAAGTCCGGAAGAAAAAAATCCTGAAGAAAAATACAGGGGAAAAAACACTCCAAGACTCATGTTTATGCAGTCCAGCGGCGGGCTTATAGGTGCGGACACTTTTCAGGGCAAAGATTGCATTCTCTCCGGACCGGCAGGTGGAATTGTGGGGGCAGTTGCAACTTCGGAAATGGCAGGAGCAAAAAAGGTCATCACTTTTGATATGGGGGGGACTTCCACTGATGTGGCTCAGTACAGTGGGGAATACGAGCGCAGTCTTGAAACCGAGATTGCAGGTGTTCGCCTGCGTTCTCCTATGATGCGCATCCATACCGTAGCTGCAGGCGGGGGTTCCATACTTCACTACGAAGGAAGCAGGTTCAGGGTAGGCCCGGATTCTGCTGGATCAGACCCCGGACCGGCATCTTACCGAAAAGGTGGACCCCTTACGGTTACCGACTGCAATGTCATGCTTGGGAAATTGCAGCCCGAATTGTTCCCGAAGATGTTCGGACCCGATGGGGACCAGCCCCTTGACTCCGAAATCGTACGTCGGAAATTTTCAGAGATTGCAAAAGAAGTTTCTGAAAAAGAGGCTGTAAGTGGAGGCAGTGTACGGACTCCAGAGCAGGTAGCAGAAGGTTTTCTTTCAGTCGCAGTCGAGAATATGGCAAATGCCATAAAGAAAATCTCGGTCCAGCGGGGATACAACATAAAAGAATATACCCTATGCTGCTTCGGAGGAGCCGGTGCCCAGCACGCCTGCAGGGTTGCAGACAGCCTCGGGGTCAAAAGGATCTTCATCCACCCTTATGCAGGGGTGCTCTCAGCATACGGGATGGGGCTTGCAGACCAGAGGCTGATAAAAGAGAGTTATGTGGGAGCAGAACTTTCCGACGGGCTGATAGAGGAATTGAAAACAGTCTTTGCCAGGCTTGAAAATGACAGCCGCCTGATGATGCTGGAACAGGGAGTGCAGGAAGACTGCATTGCTGTGCTCTTTAAAGCCCATATGCGTTATGCGGGTTCGGATACGCAGTTAGCTGTGGATTTTGCAGATAAGGACGCCCTCAGACGCGGCTTTGAAGAAGCGCACAAGAAACGCTTCGGGTTTGTGATAGAGGGTAAAGCCATGGTTATTGAAGCCGTTTCCGTGGAAATCATAGGGATTACTGAGAGAGTTTTGGACCCTTTACTGAAAACCGAAACAAACCCTGCCTTTTCTCCCGTCTTGGTGGTTCAAATGTACAGCTATGGGGAATTCCATGAGACTCCTGTTTTCCAGAGACAGGAACTCAAACCGGGAACCTGCATAAGCGGACCTGCGATTTTTATCGAGAAAAATACGACCATTATTATCGAACCCGGCTGGGAAGGAGAGATAACGAAACGCGATCATCTTCTCCTGCATCGTAAGATTCCTCTCCCGACCCACACCGCCATAGGGACAGAAGCTGACCCTGTAATGCTCGAGATTTTCAACAACAGGTTCATGTCCGTTGCCGAGCAGATGGGCTATACCCTGCAGAACACAGCCTACTCGGTAAACATAAAAGAAAGGCTGGACTTCTCCTGTGCTATTTTTGACAGGTATGGAAACCTTATAGCAAACGCCCCTCACATCCCCGTGCACCTGGGTTCCATGGGGGAATGCGTAAAATCCCTTATTCGAACACAGTTTCAGGAAATGCAGGCAGGGGATGTCTACCTGATTAACTCCCCGTACCACGGAGGGACTCATCTCCCGGACATCACGGTTGTCACTCCGATGTTTGGCAGTTCCGGAGATGTCCTGTTTTATCTGGCTTCCCGGGGTCACCATGCCGACGTAGGAGGGATAAACCCAGGCTCAGTGCCTCCGGGCAGCAGGACCATTGAAGAAGAAGGGGTGCTCAGCGAAGGCATGAAAATAGTCAAACAGAGTCATTTCTGTGAAGAAAAGCTGAGGGTCTGGTTAAACTCGGGGAAATACCCTGCAAGAAACCCGAACCAAAATATGGCAGACCTCCGGGCCCAGGTAGCTGCAAATGAAAAAGGGCTGCAGGAACTGCGCAGGATGGTTGAAGAATTCTCCCTCGAAACCGTTGAAGCTTACATGAACCATGTGCAGGATAACGCTGAAGAGGCTGTAAGAAGAGTTATTGACAGGCTTTCCAACGGAGAATTCACCTACATGCTCGATGACGGAAGTGCCATTAAAGTGAAGGTCACCATTGACCGCAAGCACCGGGGTGCAAGGATCGATTTTACGGGTACTTCCCCTCAGCTTTCAAATAATTTCAATGCCCCTGCCTCGGTCTGTCTGGCTGCTGTCCTCTATACTTTCCGGACGCTTGTAAAAAGTGATATCCCTCTTAATGCAGGTTGTTTAAGGCCGCTTGAAATTATTATCCCTGAGGGTTCCATGCTCAAGCCAGAATATCCTGCAGCAGTTGTTGCAGGCAATGTTGAAACTTCGCAGTACATTGTTGATGCTCTTTTCGGAGCTCTTGGTACAATGGCTGCTTCTCAGGGTACCATGAATAATTTCACCTTTGGAAATTCGGATTTCCAGTACTATGAAACCATCTGCGGAGGAGCAGGAGCAGGCCCAGGATTTTCAGGGACAGATGCTGTCCATACTCACATGACCAACTCGAGAATTACCGACCCTGAAATCCTTGAAACAAGGTTCCCGGTTTTTCTGGAGGATTTTTCCATCCGGCAGGAAAGTGGAGGAGAGGGGAAATTCAGGGGTGGAAATGGGGTTATCCGAAAAATCAGGTTCCTGAAGGACATGCATGCTGCTGTTCTCTCAAGCCACAGGAAACTCCCGCCCTTCGGGCTAAATGGCGGCATGCCCGGTGAGTGCGGAAAGAACACGCTAATCCGCAGGGACGGCAGGGTTATGGAGGTTGGGGGACAGGCAGAAATTAAGCTTAAAAACGGAGATGTTTTTGTTATCGAGACGCCGGGTGGAGGAGGATATGGTGAGAAGCACAAACAGGAGAAAAAAGAACAGAAAAGTAGGAACAGAAATGTATCAGATCTAAAGTGA
- the tnpA gene encoding IS200/IS605 family transposase, with the protein MNYHSAFVCKYQKVILEPISEELKQIMIDISKESNFEILEMETDKDHIHFLIKSEPKVSVLSIVRKLKQEYTNRLWKTQKEYLKKYYWGENTLWSDGYFASIIGNVSKEAAEYYIRNQG; encoded by the coding sequence GTGAACTACCACTCAGCTTTTGTTTGCAAATACCAAAAAGTCATACTTGAACCAATTAGCGAAGAACTCAAACAGATTATGATTGACATTTCAAAAGAGTCTAACTTTGAAATCCTTGAAATGGAAACTGACAAAGACCATATTCATTTCTTGATCAAGAGTGAGCCGAAAGTTAGCGTTTTGTCAATTGTCAGAAAATTGAAACAAGAATATACTAACAGGTTATGGAAAACTCAAAAAGAATATCTGAAAAAGTATTATTGGGGTGAGAATACGTTATGGAGTGATGGTTATTTTGCGTCTATTATCGGAAATGTTAGTAAAGAGGCGGCAGAATATTACATACGGAATCAGGGTTGA